The Pseudolabrys sp. FHR47 genome contains a region encoding:
- a CDS encoding YkvA family protein has protein sequence MRTADTTFGTSAAGDDPSLPRKFWRKFATVAARIPFAEDLLAAYYCAFDRATPLQVKGTLVGAIAYFVLPFDMAPDFLPVLGFTDDAAVLMTALKVVASHIKPEHRDAARARLDEMRAANA, from the coding sequence ATGCGCACCGCCGATACCACATTCGGAACTTCCGCCGCCGGCGACGACCCGTCGTTGCCGCGCAAATTCTGGCGCAAGTTCGCAACCGTTGCGGCGCGCATCCCCTTTGCCGAGGATCTGCTGGCCGCCTACTACTGCGCCTTCGACCGGGCGACGCCGCTGCAGGTCAAGGGAACTTTGGTCGGCGCCATTGCCTATTTCGTGCTGCCGTTCGACATGGCGCCCGATTTTCTCCCTGTCCTCGGCTTCACCGACGACGCCGCGGTGCTGATGACGGCGCTCAAAGTCGTCGCCAGCCACATCAAGCCCGAACACCGCGATGCCGCCCGCGCCAGGCTCGATGAAATGCGGGCGGCGAACGCCTGA
- a CDS encoding 4a-hydroxytetrahydrobiopterin dehydratase encodes MAQKLSPEARKAALARLSGWADVKDRDAIAKKFTFGDFNEAFGFMTRAALVAEKMNHHPEWFNVYRTVEVTLSTHDAGGVTELDINLAEAMEMIADS; translated from the coding sequence ATGGCGCAAAAACTGTCGCCCGAGGCCCGCAAGGCGGCGCTGGCAAGGCTGTCCGGCTGGGCCGACGTCAAGGATCGCGACGCCATCGCCAAGAAATTCACCTTCGGCGATTTCAACGAGGCCTTCGGCTTCATGACGCGGGCGGCGCTGGTCGCCGAGAAAATGAACCACCACCCGGAATGGTTCAACGTGTACCGCACCGTCGAGGTGACACTGTCGACCCATGATGCCGGCGGTGTCACTGAGCTCGACATCAATCTCGCCGAGGCAATGGAGATGATTGCGGATTCGTGA
- a CDS encoding site-2 protease family protein has product MSWSLSIGKIAGTVVRVHLTFLLFLAWIFAAGYSQGGSTAAWDSVIFMLLLFTCVLLHEFGHIFTARAFGVATPYVTLLPIGGVAQLERIPEEPSQEFLIAIAGPLVNVAITILLIVFGGAALTQSAAAAIDNGQISMVDRLAAVNLFLAVFNLIPAFPMDGGRILRAALAARLGYVRATEIAAAIGQFVAFALGFIGLLYNPILIFIAIFVYLAASGEAHMVALRAVSRGVPVSHAMMTQFATLTPESHVDEAVQTLLATSQGEFPVVDGAGKPVGLLTRADVIKAIKTLGPDARVADAMSPDIPTIGHRSSLDEAFKLLQEKEAAAIGVTDAAGRLTGLITSETIAEMVMLGDALPKDARGPWGRTAAT; this is encoded by the coding sequence ATGTCCTGGTCCTTGAGCATCGGCAAAATCGCCGGCACCGTCGTCCGCGTCCATCTGACATTTCTGCTGTTCCTCGCCTGGATTTTCGCCGCCGGCTACAGCCAGGGCGGCAGCACGGCGGCGTGGGACAGCGTCATCTTCATGCTGCTGCTGTTTACCTGCGTGCTGCTGCACGAATTCGGCCACATCTTCACGGCCCGCGCCTTCGGCGTTGCGACGCCTTATGTGACGCTGCTGCCGATCGGCGGCGTCGCGCAGCTCGAGCGCATTCCCGAGGAGCCGAGCCAGGAATTCCTGATCGCCATTGCCGGCCCACTGGTCAACGTCGCCATCACGATCCTGCTTATCGTGTTCGGCGGCGCCGCGCTGACGCAGAGCGCCGCGGCGGCCATCGACAACGGACAGATTTCGATGGTCGACCGGCTTGCCGCCGTGAACCTGTTTCTGGCGGTGTTCAACCTCATTCCGGCTTTCCCGATGGATGGCGGCCGTATCCTGCGCGCCGCGCTCGCCGCCCGGCTTGGCTATGTGCGCGCCACCGAGATCGCCGCGGCGATCGGCCAGTTCGTCGCCTTCGCGCTCGGCTTCATCGGCCTCTTGTACAATCCGATCCTGATCTTCATCGCCATCTTTGTTTATCTCGCGGCCTCGGGCGAAGCGCACATGGTGGCGCTGCGTGCGGTGTCGCGCGGCGTGCCGGTGAGCCACGCCATGATGACGCAGTTCGCGACGCTCACGCCGGAGTCGCATGTCGACGAGGCGGTGCAGACGCTGCTCGCCACCAGCCAGGGCGAATTTCCGGTGGTCGATGGCGCCGGCAAGCCGGTTGGCCTGCTGACGCGCGCCGACGTCATCAAGGCGATCAAGACTTTGGGCCCCGATGCCCGCGTCGCCGACGCCATGAGCCCGGACATTCCGACCATCGGCCACCGCAGTTCGCTCGACGAGGCCTTCAAGCTGCTGCAGGAGAAGGAGGCGGCCGCGATCGGCGTCACCGACGCGGCCGGTCGCCTGACTGGGCTGATCACGTCCGAGACCATCGCCGAGATGGTGATGTTAGGGGATGCCCTGCCGAAGGATGCGCGCGGTCCGTGGGGGCGGACGGCCGCGACCTGA
- the typA gene encoding translational GTPase TypA, producing MDLRNIAIIAHVDHGKTTLVDRLLQQSGVYRENERQVERAMDSNDLERERGITILAKAASVEWKGTRINIVDTPGHADFGGEVERILNMVDGALVLVDAAEGPLPQTKFVVSKALKMGLKPIVVINKVDRPDARANEVLNEVFDLFAALDATDEQLDFPILFGSAKQGWMSTSLDGPQDQGMTPLFDLVLNHVKPPVVEEGPFRLLGTIIESNPYLGRIVTGRIFSGSVKPNQAVKVLDRDGKLVESGRVTKVLAFRGLERVPLDDAEAGDIVAIAGLPNATVAMTICDPAVETALPAQPIDPPTLAMTFRVNDSPLAGTEGSKVTSRMIRDRLMAEAEGNVALRVRESDERDAMEVAGRGELQLGILIETMRREGFELSVSRPKVLLRKGDNDQIEEPIEEVVIDVDEEHSGVVVQKMSERKADLIEMRPSGGGRTRLVFHAPTRGLIGYQGELLTDTRGTAIMNRLFHGHAPYKGAIQGRRNGVLISNDKGEAVAYALWNLEDRGPMMIEPGWKVYTGMIVGEHTRDNDLVVNVLKGKQLTNIRTTSKDEAVRLTPPIRMTLEKALAYIQDDELVEVTPSSIRLRKKLLDENDRKREERKKEAELA from the coding sequence ATGGATCTCCGCAATATCGCGATCATCGCGCACGTCGACCATGGCAAGACCACCCTCGTGGACCGCCTGCTGCAGCAGTCCGGCGTCTATCGCGAGAACGAGCGCCAGGTCGAGCGCGCGATGGATAGCAACGACCTCGAGCGCGAGCGCGGCATCACCATTCTCGCCAAGGCCGCCTCGGTCGAGTGGAAGGGCACGCGCATCAACATCGTCGATACGCCGGGCCACGCCGACTTCGGCGGCGAGGTCGAGCGCATCCTCAACATGGTGGACGGCGCGCTGGTGCTGGTCGACGCCGCCGAAGGTCCGCTGCCGCAGACCAAGTTCGTGGTGTCGAAGGCGCTGAAGATGGGCCTCAAGCCCATCGTCGTGATCAACAAGGTCGACCGTCCGGACGCCCGCGCCAACGAAGTGCTCAACGAGGTGTTCGACCTGTTCGCGGCGCTCGACGCCACCGACGAGCAGCTCGACTTCCCGATTTTGTTCGGCTCGGCCAAGCAGGGCTGGATGTCGACCTCGCTCGACGGTCCGCAGGACCAGGGCATGACGCCGCTGTTCGATCTCGTGCTCAATCATGTCAAGCCGCCGGTGGTCGAGGAAGGCCCGTTCCGCCTGCTCGGCACCATCATCGAATCCAATCCCTATCTCGGCCGTATCGTCACCGGCCGCATCTTCTCCGGCAGCGTCAAGCCGAACCAGGCCGTGAAGGTGCTGGACCGCGACGGTAAGCTCGTCGAGAGCGGCCGCGTCACCAAGGTGCTGGCGTTCCGCGGCCTCGAGCGCGTGCCGCTCGACGACGCCGAAGCCGGCGACATCGTCGCCATTGCCGGCCTGCCGAACGCCACCGTCGCCATGACGATTTGCGATCCGGCCGTGGAAACCGCGCTGCCGGCGCAGCCGATCGATCCGCCGACGCTCGCCATGACCTTCCGCGTGAATGACTCGCCGCTCGCCGGCACCGAAGGCTCCAAGGTCACGAGCCGCATGATCCGTGACCGCCTGATGGCCGAAGCCGAAGGCAACGTGGCGCTGCGCGTGCGCGAATCCGATGAACGCGACGCGATGGAAGTCGCCGGTCGCGGCGAATTGCAGCTCGGCATTCTGATCGAAACGATGCGCCGCGAAGGCTTCGAGCTTTCCGTGTCGCGTCCCAAGGTGCTGCTGCGCAAGGGCGACAACGACCAGATCGAGGAGCCGATCGAGGAAGTCGTCATCGACGTCGATGAAGAGCACTCGGGCGTCGTCGTGCAGAAGATGTCGGAGCGCAAGGCCGATCTCATCGAGATGCGCCCGTCGGGCGGCGGACGCACGCGCCTCGTCTTCCACGCGCCGACGCGCGGCCTGATCGGCTATCAGGGCGAACTGCTCACCGACACCCGCGGCACCGCGATCATGAACCGCCTGTTCCACGGCCACGCGCCGTACAAGGGCGCGATCCAGGGCCGCCGCAACGGCGTGCTGATCTCCAACGACAAGGGCGAAGCGGTCGCCTACGCGTTGTGGAATCTGGAAGACCGCGGTCCGATGATGATCGAGCCGGGCTGGAAGGTGTACACCGGCATGATCGTCGGCGAGCACACGCGCGACAACGACCTCGTCGTCAATGTGCTCAAGGGCAAGCAGCTCACCAACATCCGCACGACGTCGAAGGACGAGGCGGTGCGTCTCACGCCGCCGATCCGCATGACGCTGGAAAAGGCGCTGGCCTATATTCAGGACGACGAACTGGTGGAAGTGACGCCATCCTCGATCCGCCTGCGCAAGAAGTTGCTCGACGAGAACGACCGCAAGCGCGAAGAGCGCAAGAAGGAAGCCGAGCTGGCGTAA
- a CDS encoding GNAT family N-acetyltransferase, with protein sequence MSTTLIEIRRAKTADAQDVAATHDEAWRTAYQGIIPGAELDKLINRRGPDWWQSAIRKGSRITVLQFGDRIAGYANYGRNRARSLFYEGEVYELYLRPEFQGLGFGRRLFNAARKDLGQSGLKSLVVWALSDNQPAMEFYRTLGGRAVARSSEKFGPKTLDKVAYAWPQG encoded by the coding sequence ATGAGCACGACCCTCATCGAGATTCGACGCGCCAAGACCGCCGACGCCCAGGATGTCGCGGCAACGCATGACGAAGCGTGGCGGACGGCCTATCAGGGCATCATCCCCGGCGCCGAACTCGACAAGCTGATCAACCGCCGCGGCCCCGATTGGTGGCAGTCGGCGATCCGCAAGGGCAGCCGCATTACCGTGTTACAATTCGGCGACCGCATTGCCGGCTACGCCAATTACGGGCGCAATCGCGCCCGCAGCCTTTTCTACGAAGGCGAAGTCTACGAGCTTTACCTCCGCCCGGAGTTCCAGGGCCTCGGCTTCGGCCGCCGCCTGTTCAACGCCGCGCGCAAGGATCTCGGCCAGAGCGGGCTCAAGAGCCTCGTCGTCTGGGCGCTGTCGGACAACCAGCCGGCGATGGAATTTTACCGCACGCTCGGCGGCCGCGCCGTGGCCCGCTCGTCCGAAAAGTTCGGACCGAAGACCCTCGACAAGGTCGCCTACGCCTGGCCGCAGGGCTAG
- the folD gene encoding bifunctional methylenetetrahydrofolate dehydrogenase/methenyltetrahydrofolate cyclohydrolase FolD → MTATIIDGKAIAAELRGKVAAEVARLKREHGIVPGLAVVLVGQDAASEVYVRSKSKALVEAGMTPFDHKLPETTSEADLLALIDRLNKDKAVSGILVQLPLPPQIDPQKVIAAIDPAKDVDGFHPVNVGRLSLGLPALVPCTPYGCVMLAKTVKPSLAGLDALVIGRSNIVGKPVAQLLLAENATVTVAHSKTKDLAALARRADLLIAAIGKAEFVRGDWIKPGAIVIDVGINRVAGQEGQQAGKSRIVGDVAFDEAVKVAGAITPVPGGVGPMTIACLMLNTLRAACALNGVKANI, encoded by the coding sequence ATGACCGCAACCATCATCGACGGCAAGGCGATCGCGGCGGAGCTGCGGGGCAAAGTCGCGGCGGAAGTCGCGCGGCTCAAGCGCGAGCATGGCATCGTGCCCGGCCTCGCCGTCGTGCTGGTCGGGCAGGACGCGGCGAGCGAAGTCTATGTGCGCTCCAAGTCGAAGGCGCTGGTCGAGGCCGGCATGACGCCGTTCGATCACAAACTGCCGGAGACGACGAGCGAAGCCGATCTGCTGGCGCTGATCGACAGGCTCAACAAGGACAAAGCCGTCAGCGGCATTCTGGTGCAGCTGCCGCTGCCGCCGCAGATCGATCCGCAGAAGGTGATCGCGGCCATCGATCCGGCCAAGGATGTCGATGGTTTTCATCCGGTGAATGTCGGGCGCCTGTCGCTCGGCCTGCCGGCGCTCGTGCCGTGCACGCCTTATGGCTGCGTGATGCTGGCAAAGACGGTGAAGCCGTCGCTCGCCGGTCTCGACGCGCTGGTGATCGGCCGTTCCAATATCGTTGGCAAGCCGGTGGCGCAGCTTCTGTTGGCGGAGAACGCAACCGTGACGGTCGCGCATTCGAAGACAAAGGATCTCGCCGCGCTGGCGCGCCGCGCCGATCTGCTCATCGCCGCGATCGGCAAGGCCGAGTTCGTGCGCGGCGACTGGATCAAGCCGGGCGCCATTGTCATCGACGTCGGCATCAACCGTGTGGCGGGCCAAGAAGGACAACAAGCCGGCAAATCGCGGATCGTTGGCGATGTGGCGTTCGATGAAGCGGTGAAGGTCGCCGGCGCGATCACGCCGGTGCCCGGCGGCGTCGGACCGATGACGATCGCGTGCCTGATGCTCAACACTCTGCGCGCGGCGTGCGCGTTGAATGGGGTGAAGGCTAATATCTAA
- a CDS encoding DUF167 family protein: MAGEPWSVTSGGLVLHVRLTPKGGRDAIDGIETMSDGRSVLKVRVRAVPSEGEANAALCKLIAKSLHVPARDVTLAAGATSRVKRLEIAGDGAALMAQLKAAVQNG; encoded by the coding sequence ATGGCTGGGGAGCCGTGGTCGGTCACGTCCGGCGGCCTTGTGCTTCATGTGCGCCTGACGCCCAAAGGTGGTCGCGACGCCATCGACGGCATCGAGACCATGAGCGACGGCCGCAGCGTGCTCAAGGTGCGCGTGCGTGCCGTGCCGAGCGAGGGTGAGGCCAACGCCGCTCTGTGCAAGTTGATCGCCAAATCGCTGCATGTGCCGGCGCGTGACGTGACATTGGCTGCCGGCGCGACATCGCGGGTGAAGCGGCTCGAGATCGCGGGTGATGGTGCGGCGTTGATGGCCCAATTGAAAGCGGCCGTCCAAAACGGCTAA
- a CDS encoding YggT family protein, giving the protein MRAILDIVLLVLQIYIWLLIASAVLSWLVAFNVVNTRNQVVATVGDFLYRITEPVLRPIRSAMPNLGGIDVSPVILILLILLLENVIIRYVYPNVF; this is encoded by the coding sequence ATGCGCGCCATTCTCGATATCGTCCTCCTGGTTCTTCAGATCTACATCTGGCTACTGATCGCATCGGCCGTTTTGTCGTGGCTGGTGGCCTTTAACGTCGTCAACACCCGCAACCAGGTGGTGGCGACGGTCGGCGATTTCCTCTACCGCATCACCGAGCCGGTGCTGCGCCCAATCCGCAGCGCCATGCCGAATCTCGGCGGCATCGACGTCTCGCCGGTGATCCTGATCCTGCTCATCCTGCTGCTCGAGAACGTCATCATCCGCTACGTCTATCCGAACGTGTTCTAG
- a CDS encoding SDR family oxidoreductase has translation MHKPITLITGASSGIGVELARIFARNGFALALTARRVERLNALADEIEAMRQPRPLVISADLTLSGATRSVADALNAAGVEPQYVVNNAGFGLVGQASNLDRAEQLQIIDVNARALTELSLAFIDSLERHKGGILNVGSVAGFLPGPGSAVYYASKAYVLSFSEALYAELKPRGIRVTVLCPGPVPTEFAERAGVKDKIGPGALTQTAATVAEAGYRGFMEGHRVVVPGFGNRVVMVLARILPRRIVLGLVSRRQSKRASTAERA, from the coding sequence ATGCACAAACCCATCACCCTCATCACCGGAGCCTCATCCGGCATCGGCGTCGAACTGGCGCGTATTTTCGCGCGCAACGGTTTCGCGCTGGCGCTGACCGCGCGCCGCGTCGAGCGACTCAACGCGCTCGCCGATGAAATCGAAGCCATGAGACAGCCACGGCCGCTGGTGATCTCGGCGGACCTTACGCTGTCGGGCGCAACGCGCAGCGTTGCCGACGCGCTCAATGCCGCGGGCGTCGAGCCGCAATACGTCGTCAACAATGCCGGCTTCGGTCTGGTGGGTCAGGCGTCGAATCTCGATCGCGCCGAGCAATTGCAGATCATCGACGTCAATGCGCGGGCGCTGACCGAACTGTCGCTCGCTTTCATCGACAGTCTCGAGCGCCACAAGGGCGGCATCCTCAATGTCGGCTCGGTGGCTGGCTTTCTTCCCGGTCCGGGCAGCGCCGTCTATTACGCCAGCAAGGCCTATGTGCTCTCGTTTTCCGAGGCGTTGTATGCCGAGCTCAAACCGCGCGGCATCCGCGTTACGGTGCTGTGCCCGGGGCCGGTGCCGACCGAGTTCGCCGAGCGCGCCGGGGTCAAGGACAAGATAGGACCCGGTGCGTTGACGCAGACCGCGGCGACGGTCGCCGAGGCCGGCTATCGCGGCTTCATGGAGGGCCACCGCGTCGTGGTGCCGGGCTTCGGCAACCGGGTGGTGATGGTGCTGGCGCGCATCCTGCCGCGCCGGATTGTGCTCGGCCTGGTGAGCCGACGGCAGAGCAAGCGGGCGTCCACGGCCGAGCGGGCCTGA
- a CDS encoding TerB family tellurite resistance protein, with protein MFDAIMKFIGELNEDEPRSDDFAETDYRLAAAALLVHTAGVDGQISDVEHASLHDLIKQRFKLDDKAADKLLNRAEEADEKAIDLYQFTTRLNRALDDKQRARIVEMMWQVVFADGKVTEFEDNLIWRAADLLHVSREQRIALKTRVAGEQETGK; from the coding sequence ATGTTCGATGCGATCATGAAATTCATCGGTGAGCTGAACGAGGATGAGCCTCGTTCGGACGACTTCGCCGAGACCGATTACCGGCTCGCCGCGGCGGCGCTGCTCGTACACACGGCGGGCGTCGACGGGCAGATCAGCGACGTGGAACATGCAAGCCTGCATGATCTGATCAAGCAGCGCTTCAAGCTCGACGACAAAGCGGCCGACAAGCTGCTGAATCGTGCCGAGGAAGCCGACGAGAAGGCTATCGATCTTTATCAGTTCACGACGCGGCTCAACCGCGCGCTCGACGACAAGCAGCGCGCCCGCATCGTCGAGATGATGTGGCAGGTGGTGTTCGCCGACGGCAAGGTGACCGAATTCGAGGACAACCTGATCTGGCGCGCCGCCGATCTCTTGCATGTGTCGCGCGAACAGCGCATCGCACTCAAAACGCGGGTGGCGGGCGAGCAGGAGACGGGCAAGTAA
- a CDS encoding tetratricopeptide repeat protein — translation MLNAIPWVRPMPIAPGKAVLLTGAALMLAACNTTSDHLAAGKPQGPQAATHALAMAPPGDVTGSISEKPKTADAKPALVLPGDEPVAGGGSSPAEAIADGRAAYRANQFREAERLFRRATQLDPRSSEAWIGLAASADRLRDFAQADRAYGKAREIVGPTAEVLNNQGYSYILRGDLKRAREILTAAQQLDPGNKYIANNLALLASSEGKTVR, via the coding sequence ATGCTCAACGCGATTCCATGGGTCCGACCGATGCCTATCGCTCCCGGCAAAGCAGTCCTCCTGACCGGCGCCGCGCTTATGCTGGCCGCCTGCAACACCACCAGCGACCACCTGGCCGCCGGCAAGCCACAAGGGCCTCAGGCTGCCACCCATGCGCTCGCAATGGCGCCGCCGGGCGACGTCACCGGTTCGATCTCCGAGAAGCCAAAAACGGCCGATGCCAAGCCGGCGCTGGTCCTGCCCGGCGATGAGCCCGTCGCCGGAGGGGGCTCCAGCCCCGCCGAGGCGATCGCTGACGGCCGGGCGGCCTATCGGGCCAATCAATTCCGTGAGGCGGAGCGCCTGTTCCGCCGCGCCACCCAGCTCGACCCGCGCAGTTCCGAGGCCTGGATTGGCCTGGCGGCCTCGGCCGACCGGCTGCGCGACTTCGCCCAGGCCGACCGGGCCTACGGCAAGGCCCGCGAGATCGTCGGTCCGACCGCCGAGGTGCTCAACAATCAGGGCTATTCCTACATCCTGCGCGGCGATCTGAAGCGGGCCCGCGAGATCCTGACAGCGGCCCAGCAGCTCGACCCGGGCAACAAATATATTGCTAACAACCTGGCGCTGCTGGCTTCCAGCGAGGGCAAGACCGTCCGTTAA
- the pcaB gene encoding 3-carboxy-cis,cis-muconate cycloisomerase, translating to MPSTYLDSAVFRDVFTTPAMRQVWSDENRTQKYLDFERALAVTQGRLKIIPQDAADEIARHCVLAELDMAKLKEATERVGTPIMPVVQQLVKLCKDKHGEWVHWGATTQDVMDTATVLQIAESLDLVDAELGGICDGLAALAKKYRDTPMAGRSYLQQAVPITFGCKMATVLAGFERHRERLKQLKARVLVGEFGGAAGTLSSLGKDGLECQAELMKELKLSAPAITWHTVRDTIAETGTFLALVTGLCAKIALDVKLLMQTEIEEVYEPSAPGRGSSSTMPQKRNPISSVYITAQNAMVKQHAGALLESMVQDHERSAGAWQIEWLVLPEIFMLAAGALAQTRFLAEGLQINEKNMAENLTITNGLIMSEAVMMKLGDRMGRDHAHHHVAAIGREAAKSGRPLIDLLAEDKEIAQYATRQDLEAMMDPANYLGAAGEMVDRVIKGRGK from the coding sequence ATGCCGTCGACCTATCTCGATTCCGCCGTGTTCCGCGACGTCTTCACGACGCCGGCGATGCGTCAGGTCTGGTCGGACGAAAACCGCACCCAGAAATATCTGGATTTCGAGCGGGCGCTGGCGGTGACGCAGGGCCGGCTGAAGATCATCCCTCAGGACGCCGCCGACGAGATCGCCCGGCACTGCGTGCTGGCCGAACTCGACATGGCCAAGCTCAAGGAGGCGACCGAGCGCGTCGGCACGCCGATCATGCCCGTGGTCCAGCAACTGGTGAAGCTGTGCAAGGACAAGCACGGCGAATGGGTGCACTGGGGCGCGACCACGCAGGATGTCATGGACACCGCGACGGTGCTGCAAATCGCCGAGTCGCTCGATCTCGTCGACGCCGAGCTTGGCGGCATCTGTGACGGCCTTGCCGCGCTCGCAAAAAAATATCGCGACACGCCGATGGCCGGCCGCTCTTATCTGCAGCAGGCGGTGCCGATCACTTTCGGCTGCAAGATGGCGACCGTGCTCGCCGGCTTCGAACGCCATCGCGAGCGGCTGAAGCAACTCAAGGCGCGCGTGCTGGTCGGCGAATTCGGCGGCGCCGCCGGCACTCTGTCGTCGCTCGGCAAGGATGGCTTGGAGTGCCAGGCCGAACTGATGAAGGAACTCAAGCTCTCAGCCCCGGCGATCACCTGGCACACGGTGCGTGACACGATCGCCGAGACCGGGACGTTCCTCGCGCTGGTCACCGGCTTGTGCGCCAAGATCGCGCTCGACGTGAAGCTCTTGATGCAGACCGAAATCGAGGAGGTCTATGAGCCGTCGGCGCCGGGCCGCGGCTCGTCATCGACCATGCCGCAGAAACGCAATCCGATTTCGTCGGTCTACATCACGGCGCAGAACGCGATGGTGAAGCAACACGCCGGCGCTTTGCTGGAATCGATGGTGCAGGACCATGAGCGCAGCGCCGGCGCCTGGCAGATCGAATGGCTCGTGCTGCCGGAGATTTTCATGCTGGCGGCGGGCGCGCTGGCGCAAACGCGCTTCCTCGCCGAAGGCTTGCAGATCAACGAAAAGAACATGGCCGAGAACCTGACGATCACCAACGGCCTCATCATGTCGGAAGCGGTGATGATGAAACTCGGCGACCGCATGGGCCGTGACCATGCGCATCATCACGTCGCGGCGATCGGCCGCGAAGCCGCCAAATCGGGACGCCCGCTGATCGACCTGCTCGCCGAGGACAAGGAGATCGCGCAATACGCCACGCGCCAGGACCTCGAGGCTATGATGGACCCGGCGAATTATCTCGGCGCCGCCGGCGAGATGGTCGATCGGGTGATTAAGGGGCGGGGAAAGTAA
- a CDS encoding MFS transporter, which yields MATPLLLSRRFAPLFWCQFFAAFNDNFLKTSLVFLILFGANVTSGQAEVLITLAGAVFIAPYFFLSGLGGELADRYDKARVAQWVKFVEIFVAALALYGHMHKSVALMFVALGLFGVIAALFGPIKYGILPDHQPPEKLPAANALIEGATFIAILTGTIVGGIAAHRGGAATFGVLVIGFALSCWLAALRIPPSGEGAPHLKISRNIARSTVAMIRHLRADPRLWWGALVTSWFWLVGIVVLSLLPPLIKTLIGGNEDTVTAYLALFSVAVGIGSGLAAILARGRIVLRITFFGALLLGAFACDLGFATFGEVAVAAGQTPTQVFSTALGVRVAVDLAGLAIAGGLFIVPSFAAVQAWSDKDYRARTVAAVNVLNAAFMTGGTVLVALLQHVGATLPMLFAGIGVATFIVASLISRTMPAAASSSSAKADDPVATERSAQ from the coding sequence ATGGCCACGCCGCTCCTGTTGTCGCGCCGATTCGCACCCCTGTTCTGGTGCCAGTTCTTCGCGGCCTTCAACGATAATTTCCTCAAGACCTCGCTGGTCTTCCTCATCCTGTTCGGCGCCAATGTGACGTCGGGCCAGGCCGAGGTGCTGATCACGCTGGCCGGCGCGGTTTTCATCGCACCCTATTTCTTCCTGTCCGGTCTCGGCGGTGAGCTGGCCGACCGCTATGACAAGGCGCGGGTCGCGCAATGGGTGAAGTTCGTCGAGATCTTCGTCGCCGCGCTCGCGCTATACGGCCACATGCACAAGTCGGTCGCGCTGATGTTCGTGGCGCTCGGCCTGTTCGGCGTCATCGCCGCGCTGTTCGGTCCGATCAAATACGGCATCCTGCCCGACCATCAGCCGCCGGAGAAATTGCCGGCCGCCAACGCGCTGATTGAGGGCGCGACCTTCATCGCCATCCTCACCGGCACCATTGTCGGCGGCATCGCCGCGCATCGCGGTGGCGCCGCCACCTTCGGCGTTCTGGTGATCGGCTTTGCCCTGTCGTGCTGGCTCGCGGCATTGCGCATTCCGCCGAGCGGCGAAGGCGCGCCGCATCTCAAGATCAGCCGCAACATCGCGCGCTCCACGGTGGCGATGATTCGCCACCTGCGCGCCGATCCCCGGCTGTGGTGGGGTGCGCTGGTGACAAGCTGGTTCTGGCTGGTCGGCATCGTCGTATTGTCGCTGCTGCCGCCTTTGATCAAGACCTTGATCGGCGGCAACGAGGACACGGTGACCGCTTATCTCGCGCTGTTCTCGGTCGCGGTCGGCATCGGCTCCGGGCTTGCCGCCATCCTGGCGCGCGGCCGCATCGTGCTGCGAATCACCTTCTTCGGCGCGCTGCTGCTCGGCGCATTCGCCTGTGATCTTGGCTTCGCCACCTTCGGTGAGGTCGCCGTCGCGGCGGGACAGACGCCAACGCAGGTGTTTTCCACCGCGCTCGGCGTTCGCGTTGCCGTCGATCTCGCCGGCCTCGCCATCGCCGGTGGCCTGTTCATCGTGCCGTCCTTCGCCGCGGTGCAGGCCTGGTCGGACAAGGATTATCGCGCGCGCACGGTCGCGGCGGTCAACGTGCTCAATGCCGCGTTTATGACGGGCGGCACAGTGCTGGTGGCGCTGCTGCAGCATGTCGGCGCGACGCTGCCGATGCTGTTCGCGGGCATCGGCGTTGCGACGTTCATCGTCGCTTCGCTGATTTCGCGGACGATGCCTGCGGCCGCGTCGTCATCGTCCGCGAAAGCGGACGATCCAGTAGCCACTGAGCGCTCGGCTCAATGA